The stretch of DNA ACTGGCCAGAGTAGCTGTGCCAGAGTAGCATATTACTTGACACTAAGTCGCTTTAAGAGCTTTTTTTATTAAACGTGCATATACCGAAGTTTCCACTGCCTTCCCAGCCCAAACCCGCTTCACATCACAATTGTGTATTACCGCAGTCAGAGGCAGTTTCTGGTCATCGTCCGGTGCACCCTGGAAAAGTACGTGATACAGCGCCCCGGCCGGACTATCTTCGCTGATCTCAAAAATGCAGATGCTGTCCCCGAACATCTTATCAAGAGCCTCAATATTTGGTTCATTTGATTCGCAGATCTTGCAGGTATCTTCCCGCTGTCTATCGCGCCTGAGGTTCATAACCAGTGGTTGTGTGATGTTACATATGGCATCAACTGCCTGTTCCAGAGGGGTATATCTGGATTTTATCATACTTTCAATATTGTCATTGAATTGTTCAATAGCCTCATCAGTGGTAATCAAATGTTGGCTGGCAAGTGATTCGGCAATCTTGGCTTTAAAACTTTTTTTGTGATTGTCAAGTATCTCTCGTAAATCCAATCATATCACAACCTGAACCAGATATAGTTGGTTGAAATCCCATCCTACTTAGTCATTCTGTTTTGCCGCAAAAACCAGTATTAAAAAAGCGGGCTGGAAGGGATTTGAACCCCTGGCCTATGGATTAAGAGTCCATCGCTCTGCCTGACTAAGCTACCAGCCCAATATAGAGGTTTCCTTTAATTATATTATCATAATATATACGTTTCGTACTGGGTCGATTAATAACATTTTAATATATCTAGAAGTACTAAGAATACAACTATAAATCTTACCAGAATGTGGGTGACATGAACAAAGACCTTCTAATGTGGGATGAAACCCTTTTTATGGATTACGAACTTTTCGAACTTGATCATATCCCGGAATATTTCGCCCACCGCGAGTTGCAGATGCAATCTCTTATGTTCTGCGTAAAACCAGCGTTTAGAGGCGCAAGCCCGGTTAACGTACTATGTATTGGACCCCCAGGGACCGGCAAGACCACGGCAGTCCATAAGCTTTTTGAGGAGATTGAAAAATCCACATCCAAAGTGGTGCCAGTATACATTAACTGTCAGACTAATTCCACCCGCTTTTCAGTATTCTCCCAGATATTCAAGAAACTGTTCAAGATCAGTCCTCCATCTTCCGGAGTGTCTTTCAAGAAGATATATGAACAGATCACACATCATCTTGCAGATGAAGAAAAGGTTTTGATAACTGCTCTGGACGATATGAATTATCTATTCCATGAAGGTGAAGAAGAAAAGGTGCTTTATTCCCTGCTTCGAGCCCACGAAACAAATCCAGGGGCTCGAATCGGTGTCATCTCCATCCATAGTGAGACCGGAATGGAATTTCACTTTGATCCAAAGATCGAATCCGTTTACCTCCCTGAAGATATCAGGTTTCCCAGATATTCTCAAGATGAAATCCGTGATATTTTGAAAAACAGGATTAAAATGGGTTTTTTCCCCAATGTAATGGACCTGGAAGTTCTTGAAAAAGTGGTTGAATATACTGAAATGTTAGGAGATTTAAGGGTAGGTATTGATCTGCTCAAACGCTCAGCCCTTAATGCTGAAAAAAGAGCTTCTAAATCCATCACATTGGAAGATGTGGAAAACTCATATGAATCTTCCAGGCTTGTTCATCTCACATATCTGTTAAAATCACTGAAAAACGAAGAAAAGATTCTGTTGGAACTGATAACAGATAGCTCAGATATCACAGCAGGGGATCTGTATAAAGGATTTTCCAGCAAGACAGGGCTTGGTTATACCAGATATTATGAAACACTCGGCAAACTGTCGGCCTTAAAACTGATAGAGGCTAATTTCACTGGAAAAGGTACCAGGGGAAGAAGCCGGATCATCAGTTTGAGATATGGTCCAGAAGAAATTAAAAAACGATTAAAATAATTTATTTTTTAAATTCGGTATAATTGCATTTTCCACAAGTTAATCTGTCTTTATGTTCTGCAAGAAAAAAGCCATCTCCACAACGTGGACATGTTTGCCTTATCCTGTTTATTGAGTTGTCTGAAACTTCGTAATATTTATTTGCAGCCAAAATTATCACCTGAATATTCTGATTATTCTTTTACTTCTTCTTCCACAGTTGGCTCTTCTGTTATGGCTTCTTCTGCAGGGATCTTTTCAACTTGTTCTTCTGTTGCAGGTTCTTCAACTACTTCAACAGGTACTGGTTTATTTCGTTCAAGAATATATTTGTTTTCAACCTCATTGGCTCTTTTTGCATCGGAATAAACCTTTGCATATCCTATAGTATTTTGTATACCATATTGCGTCGCCAATTTATCAACTATTACCAATTCATACTGGGAATTAAGCAAAGCAACAAGTTTATTCTTAACATCACCCCTTGAAGGTGTGGCATCTGTATGTGATATGTTAAAAGTGATCTCCCTTCTATCAAGGAGATGATTTTCTTTTTCATTTGTTATCTCAATATCCATTTTGAATACTCCATTTATCTTATGATTTTGATTCCTTAATCTTACTATCAGAATATGTATTTTTCTATCAATAAAGAATTAATCAGCACAATTCATCCGATTTAGCATATTGCAAATCTGATTTTTTATTTCAGATATGACCTTGACCATAATTGCACCTTTATTCGGAAATCCATATAATACCACTGAAGATATGGGTGCAAGTACAATTGCAGGCAGAGCAGCAAGATCTTCCTCACCATCAACCATGATCTGTACAGGTACATTACAATCCATTGCTTCAGACAGAACTGATATTAATTCTTCAGTAACAAACCCAGCTGGGTTGCTGACCCTGAGTATCTTAAAATTCGAATGCTTGATACCCTTAACAATATTACTTGAGGCAGCTTCCCTCTGTGTTTTTTCATCGACCACTGAGATATCAGGTATTCTTCCACATTGAAGCATATTAAATGTAGTAATATCACCCACGGTAATAAGTTTCTTGGGATTTCCCATGGCATTCAGTATTTGTTCTGTTGTCTTTTTGCCATCTCCGGGATAGAGAATACCATACTGCTTCCGCATTTCCTTGCGCATAATGTCTGGTAAGCAGAAGGTTTTACCCTGGATGGACTTAAGCATATTACCTTACCTTTAAGGCATATTTATCAGGAATATCAACATTAAGTTTTTTGGCAATATTAGACCGGGAAGCATCGATAATAACTACATATCCGCCCCAGTCCGAACTCAGGGAGCTTGATCCACAGACTGCACATGCGGTGCCTGTAACAATCCTGTGGCATTCGCGGCATGCTTTATCTGACAATTTTTATTTGCCCCCTTTAGATTTTTCGTTTTCTTTATTTTTAATATCTTCCTGTATCCATTCAATTCTGCCCAGAAAAGGCTGGCGCATGGTAAGTCCGATCTTACTTTCCCTGGGTTCCTGTTCATTGATACTGACAGCTACGATCCTTGTCCGCACATGATCTCCTTCTGACAAAGACCTGTTACTTTCTTTAGTAACGAGCCTTGAATTCTTGGAATCAAATGAAATATATTCATCTGTCAACTGGCTTACATGGATAAGTCCGTCCATCGGTCCGAGACCTACAAACGCACCAAATTCTACTATCTCAACAATACTGCCTTCAATTATTTCCTGCAATTCTGGTTTAAATGTTATGGAATTAAAAATTGTATCATAATATACTGCACCATCACCGGCAAGGATATGCCCTTCTCCTACTTCAACCACATCAATAATTGCTACAATAGCCCCCAGTGTCTTGTCTATCTGCCCTTCTAATTTATTAATTAAAGCAATCTTGACTGCCTCTGTAACATCGTCACCCAAATTTTCAGGGGCGATTCTTACAGTATCAGCCAATCTCATTTTCTTATACATTCAATAATCCTCTATATAATAAATTAATCAATTCGATGAAAATTATCCAACATTCTCTCACATTATTTCTAAATGGTCCTTACTACGCAAGTGGACTATTGTGATGTCCTTACTAGATAATCTTTTCTTAAGTTCTGCATCATTGGTAAAAACTGCAGCTCCCTCTTCAAGAGCCAGCTCTATTATGGCATCATCGACAGGCCCTTCTGTTATTACCTGCCTGCACTTCTGCGCCAGGGCGATACCCACATTTGCTGCCATTTTATCCTTACCTTTGCTAAACCTTTTAAGGGCATCCAG from Methanosarcinales archaeon encodes:
- a CDS encoding ORC1-type DNA replication protein; translation: MNKDLLMWDETLFMDYELFELDHIPEYFAHRELQMQSLMFCVKPAFRGASPVNVLCIGPPGTGKTTAVHKLFEEIEKSTSKVVPVYINCQTNSTRFSVFSQIFKKLFKISPPSSGVSFKKIYEQITHHLADEEKVLITALDDMNYLFHEGEEEKVLYSLLRAHETNPGARIGVISIHSETGMEFHFDPKIESVYLPEDIRFPRYSQDEIRDILKNRIKMGFFPNVMDLEVLEKVVEYTEMLGDLRVGIDLLKRSALNAEKRASKSITLEDVENSYESSRLVHLTYLLKSLKNEEKILLELITDSSDITAGDLYKGFSSKTGLGYTRYYETLGKLSALKLIEANFTGKGTRGRSRIISLRYGPEEIKKRLK
- a CDS encoding 30S ribosomal protein S27ae, translated to MAANKYYEVSDNSINRIRQTCPRCGDGFFLAEHKDRLTCGKCNYTEFKK
- a CDS encoding 30S ribosomal protein S24e gives rise to the protein MDIEITNEKENHLLDRREITFNISHTDATPSRGDVKNKLVALLNSQYELVIVDKLATQYGIQNTIGYAKVYSDAKRANEVENKYILERNKPVPVEVVEEPATEEQVEKIPAEEAITEEPTVEEEVKE
- a CDS encoding DUF359 domain-containing protein; its protein translation is MLKSIQGKTFCLPDIMRKEMRKQYGILYPGDGKKTTEQILNAMGNPKKLITVGDITTFNMLQCGRIPDISVVDEKTQREAASSNIVKGIKHSNFKILRVSNPAGFVTEELISVLSEAMDCNVPVQIMVDGEEDLAALPAIVLAPISSVVLYGFPNKGAIMVKVISEIKNQICNMLNRMNCAD
- a CDS encoding DNA-directed RNA polymerase, subunit E'', translating into MSDKACRECHRIVTGTACAVCGSSSLSSDWGGYVVIIDASRSNIAKKLNVDIPDKYALKVR
- a CDS encoding DNA-directed RNA polymerase, encoding MYKKMRLADTVRIAPENLGDDVTEAVKIALINKLEGQIDKTLGAIVAIIDVVEVGEGHILAGDGAVYYDTIFNSITFKPELQEIIEGSIVEIVEFGAFVGLGPMDGLIHVSQLTDEYISFDSKNSRLVTKESNRSLSEGDHVRTRIVAVSINEQEPRESKIGLTMRQPFLGRIEWIQEDIKNKENEKSKGGK
- a CDS encoding DNA-binding protein, with protein sequence MKVIIDTNGFMSNIQFGLDFFKELERLGFKDFIAPSSVIRELDALKRFSKGKDKMAANVGIALAQKCRQVITEGPVDDAIIELALEEGAAVFTNDAELKKRLSSKDITIVHLRSKDHLEIM